In Microbacterium cremeum, a genomic segment contains:
- a CDS encoding metallopeptidase family protein, translating into MDAATFEQLVIDELDALPDDMVGGLDNVVFVVEDRPEDGSLDLLGLYDGWALTERERYGIGELPDRIIVYRESHLAACDDENALRDEVHTTLVHEIAHFYGIDDDRLHELGWA; encoded by the coding sequence ATGGATGCCGCGACCTTCGAGCAGCTCGTGATCGACGAGCTCGACGCCCTCCCCGACGACATGGTCGGAGGGCTCGACAACGTCGTCTTCGTGGTCGAGGATCGCCCAGAGGACGGCAGCCTCGACCTGCTGGGGCTGTACGACGGGTGGGCCCTGACCGAGCGGGAGCGGTACGGCATCGGCGAGCTGCCGGATCGCATCATCGTCTACCGCGAGTCGCATCTGGCGGCCTGCGACGACGAGAACGCGCTGCGTGACGAGGTCCACACCACGCTGGTGCATGAGATCGCCCACTTCTACGGCATCGACGACGACCGGCTTCACGAGCTGGGGTGGGCGTGA
- the orn gene encoding oligoribonuclease, translating to MVGASDNDRLVWIDCEMTGLDLAVDELVEIAVVVTDFELRPLDPGFHIVIRPDASALENMSEFVTNMHRHSGLLDEIPGGVSVADAEFQVLEYIQRFVPQEGKAPLAGNTIGTDRMFLAKYMPRVDRWLHYRNVDVSSIKELSRRWYPRAYIHAPAKDGGHRALADILESIRELAYYRQAVFVPEPGPTSDGARAVAASIVSSFAPEM from the coding sequence ATGGTGGGGGCATCCGACAACGACCGACTCGTCTGGATCGACTGCGAGATGACAGGGCTCGACCTCGCGGTCGACGAACTGGTCGAGATCGCGGTCGTGGTGACCGACTTCGAACTGCGCCCTCTCGACCCCGGATTCCACATCGTGATCAGACCCGACGCGTCGGCGCTCGAGAACATGAGCGAGTTCGTGACCAACATGCACCGTCACTCCGGGCTCCTCGACGAGATCCCCGGCGGCGTGAGCGTGGCCGACGCCGAGTTCCAGGTCCTGGAGTACATCCAGCGGTTCGTGCCGCAGGAAGGCAAGGCGCCGCTCGCCGGCAACACGATCGGCACCGACCGCATGTTCCTCGCGAAGTACATGCCCCGGGTCGACCGCTGGCTGCACTACCGCAACGTGGACGTGTCGAGCATCAAGGAGCTCTCGCGGCGCTGGTACCCCCGCGCGTACATCCACGCGCCGGCCAAGGACGGCGGCCACCGGGCCCTCGCCGACATCCTCGAGTCCATCCGCGAACTGGCGTACTACCGTCAGGCGGTCTTCGTGCCCGAGCCGGGTCCGACCAGCGATGGTGCGCGGGCGGTCGCGGCCTCCATCGTGTCGTCGTTCGCCCCCGAGATGTGA
- a CDS encoding methyltransferase → MSTTQTHHALWVAYGTSGVAGSIRKDDGGYTVTMAGADGAAGTYPSMEIAKSALHARMAPGSDWPQFREH, encoded by the coding sequence ATGAGCACCACGCAGACGCACCACGCCCTCTGGGTCGCCTATGGCACATCGGGCGTCGCCGGAAGCATCCGAAAGGACGATGGCGGATACACCGTGACGATGGCGGGCGCGGACGGTGCCGCGGGCACGTATCCGTCGATGGAGATCGCCAAGAGCGCGCTGCACGCCCGCATGGCGCCGGGGAGCGACTGGCCGCAGTTCCGCGAGCACTGA
- a CDS encoding YczE/YyaS/YitT family protein, translated as MPRRVIQLLVGLFLYGAGCALTVEAGLGVDPWTVFAQGLSVRTGVGIGWITNIVGFFVLLLWIPLRQKPGVGTVANILLVGTSMQLVLAVVPPVSGLLAQVAVLLAGIVVVAVASGLYIGAHFGPGPRDGLMTGMHARLGWPIWLCRAIVELSVLAVGWLLGGTVGIGTVLFAVLIGPLVHLALPLLDTRRTPRTAAVAEPASGSAQPAA; from the coding sequence ATGCCACGTCGCGTGATCCAACTGCTGGTGGGACTGTTCCTCTACGGCGCCGGCTGCGCCCTGACGGTCGAGGCCGGCCTCGGCGTCGACCCGTGGACGGTGTTCGCGCAGGGCCTCTCGGTGCGCACCGGCGTCGGCATCGGCTGGATCACGAACATCGTCGGATTCTTCGTGCTCCTGCTGTGGATCCCCCTGCGGCAGAAGCCCGGAGTCGGCACGGTCGCGAACATCCTGCTCGTCGGGACCAGCATGCAACTCGTGCTCGCCGTCGTCCCACCCGTCAGCGGACTTCTCGCCCAGGTGGCGGTGCTCCTGGCCGGCATCGTCGTCGTGGCCGTGGCATCCGGTCTCTACATCGGAGCGCACTTCGGCCCCGGACCGCGCGACGGCCTCATGACGGGCATGCACGCGAGGCTCGGCTGGCCGATCTGGCTGTGCCGCGCGATCGTCGAGCTCTCGGTGCTGGCCGTGGGGTGGCTCCTGGGCGGCACCGTCGGCATCGGCACCGTGCTGTTCGCCGTGCTCATCGGCCCGCTCGTGCACCTCGCCCTGCCGCTCCTCGACACGCGGCGCACTCCGCGGACCGCCGCCGTGGCCGAGCCCGCGTCGGGCTCGGCGCAGCCGGCGGCCTGA
- a CDS encoding PLP-dependent aminotransferase family protein: MDSRISARALAVALGGWRTREPAYEALADGIRLLCLDNRLAPRTALPAERELAAALQLSRSTVAAAYRSLRDTGHISSLRGSGSVTLPLGRREPGRVTALEGMLDLQQASPPAWPGLAGVIGEVASTAPALVARVGYDVLGRIELRSAIAERYTQRGIPTEPGEVLVTTGAQSAIHLIASVLIGRGDRVLVETPTYPHAVDALRGAGARLVGVPVTTGGGWDLDRAEQAFGRTLPVMAYLMPDFQNPTGRSMTTREREAMLLAGERAGAVIVLDETTADLDIDRAPIASGFDGSEPGTVVRIGSLGKTVWGGLRVGWVRADGDLIRRLVAARPTHDLGTPEFEQAVATRLLAGFPEILEQRSSLLREGRDALVRAVREELPAWSVPEVHGGVSLWVELDAPLSSGLVLAARSHGVLLSAGPRFSIEGGHDRHLRLPFTAPPEELTRAVRVLADVWDRVTAEAPSGLIDRVGALV, translated from the coding sequence ATGGACTCCCGCATCTCGGCCCGCGCACTCGCCGTCGCGCTCGGTGGGTGGCGCACGCGCGAGCCGGCGTACGAGGCGCTGGCCGACGGCATCCGTCTGCTGTGCCTCGACAACCGGCTCGCCCCACGTACGGCTCTGCCTGCCGAGCGCGAACTGGCCGCGGCGCTGCAGCTGAGCCGGAGCACGGTCGCGGCGGCGTACCGCAGCCTGCGCGACACCGGCCACATCTCGAGCCTGCGGGGATCCGGGAGCGTCACGCTGCCGCTGGGCCGGCGGGAGCCCGGTCGCGTCACGGCGCTCGAGGGCATGTTGGACCTGCAGCAGGCCAGTCCGCCGGCGTGGCCGGGCCTCGCCGGCGTCATCGGCGAGGTCGCGAGCACCGCGCCGGCGCTGGTCGCCCGGGTGGGGTACGACGTGCTGGGCCGCATCGAACTGCGCAGCGCGATCGCCGAGCGATACACGCAGCGAGGCATCCCGACCGAGCCGGGCGAGGTGCTGGTGACGACGGGAGCGCAAAGCGCGATCCACCTCATCGCCTCCGTGCTGATCGGCCGAGGGGACCGCGTGCTTGTCGAGACGCCGACGTACCCGCACGCCGTGGACGCGCTGCGAGGCGCCGGCGCCCGCCTCGTCGGCGTGCCGGTGACCACCGGCGGCGGGTGGGACCTGGACCGGGCCGAGCAGGCATTCGGCCGCACGCTGCCGGTGATGGCCTACCTCATGCCCGACTTCCAGAACCCGACGGGCCGGAGCATGACCACGCGGGAGCGGGAGGCCATGCTGCTCGCGGGGGAGCGGGCCGGCGCGGTGATCGTGCTCGACGAGACCACCGCCGATCTCGACATCGACCGCGCGCCGATCGCCTCCGGGTTCGACGGCTCCGAGCCCGGCACCGTGGTGCGGATCGGGTCGCTCGGCAAGACGGTGTGGGGCGGTCTTCGGGTGGGGTGGGTGCGCGCCGACGGTGATCTGATCCGCCGGCTCGTTGCCGCCAGACCCACCCACGACCTCGGGACGCCCGAGTTCGAGCAGGCGGTCGCCACGCGGCTCCTGGCCGGCTTTCCCGAGATCCTCGAGCAGCGATCGAGCCTGCTCCGGGAGGGCCGCGACGCGCTGGTGCGCGCCGTCCGCGAGGAACTGCCGGCCTGGAGTGTGCCGGAGGTCCACGGCGGAGTCTCGCTGTGGGTCGAGCTGGACGCACCGCTCAGCTCGGGTCTCGTGCTGGCGGCACGGTCTCACGGCGTGCTGCTCAGCGCTGGTCCGCGCTTCTCGATCGAGGGAGGCCACGACCGCCATCTGCGATTGCCGTTCACGGCTCCGCCGGAGGAGCTCACCCGTGCGGTGCGCGTGCTCGCCGACGTGTGGGACAGAGTCACGGCGGAGGCGCCGAGCGGTCTGATCGATCGCGTGGGTGCACTGGTCTGA
- a CDS encoding single-stranded DNA-binding protein has product MGDSITITGNVATPPEFKRTPTGVAITTFRVASTQRRHDPATGAWSDAGTNWYTVSAFRGLADHAFHSLSKGDRVILTGRLRLREWDNGTRKGISVEIDAEALGHDLLWGTTTFTKDERSARAERDSSWAPPAPEDAWAAPGVASSADAPATAQAAEEGAAAQPVLAGAAGPGPESGSDADVPF; this is encoded by the coding sequence ATGGGCGACAGCATCACGATCACGGGGAACGTCGCGACGCCCCCGGAGTTCAAGAGGACGCCGACAGGTGTCGCGATCACGACGTTCCGCGTGGCCAGCACTCAGCGACGCCACGACCCGGCCACGGGCGCGTGGAGCGACGCGGGGACCAACTGGTACACCGTGTCGGCGTTCCGCGGGCTCGCCGATCACGCGTTCCACTCCCTCAGCAAGGGCGATCGCGTCATCCTGACCGGCCGGCTGCGCCTGCGCGAATGGGACAACGGCACGCGGAAGGGCATCTCGGTCGAGATCGACGCCGAAGCGCTCGGACACGACCTGCTGTGGGGCACGACGACGTTCACGAAGGACGAACGGTCGGCGCGTGCCGAGCGGGACTCGTCGTGGGCGCCCCCGGCGCCGGAGGACGCCTGGGCCGCTCCCGGCGTGGCGTCGTCCGCGGATGCCCCGGCGACCGCGCAGGCGGCGGAGGAGGGCGCCGCTGCGCAGCCCGTCCTCGCCGGCGCGGCCGGTCCGGGGCCCGAGAGCGGAAGCGACGCGGACGTGCCGTTCTGA